In one Aquabacterium sp. OR-4 genomic region, the following are encoded:
- a CDS encoding porin — MTHPHCRPARVAAAALAALGLCSPAAHAQPQSQSQPQSPPATGNVVIYGLMDAALRHASNAAASRASLTSMEDGVMTGSRLGFRGREDLGGGLSAGFTLEGGIDLGTGSATLATAAAAADYGVDAAASRFFGRQSFVNLRGPLGGITLGRQYTVAHEMAVRWQPLGNPNHPAFSLFSSHHVPRQDNLLRLDGKVAGVELVASRTFGEQTRGDSANSAWALGAGYSQGAWSLSGVVQQMNNRAGTETRQIAALGGNYRLNGTLSLFGGLMQRKAAISLQKNTVWALGANVELHPLVTLSVQHLDDRQRGSAALTGSRRVSWVQASYRFSKRSDVYGGLDQNRVAGGYAKPAFMGTTGTQTGTTFGLRHRF, encoded by the coding sequence ATGACCCATCCGCATTGCCGCCCAGCCCGTGTGGCGGCGGCGGCCCTGGCCGCCCTGGGCCTGTGCAGCCCCGCCGCGCACGCGCAGCCGCAGTCGCAGTCGCAGCCGCAGTCGCCACCCGCCACCGGCAACGTGGTGATCTACGGGCTGATGGACGCGGCGCTGCGCCACGCCAGCAACGCCGCCGCCAGCCGCGCGTCGCTCACGTCGATGGAGGACGGCGTGATGACCGGCAGCCGCCTGGGCTTTCGCGGCCGCGAGGACCTGGGCGGCGGCCTGTCGGCCGGCTTCACCTTGGAGGGCGGCATCGACCTGGGCACCGGCAGCGCCACGCTGGCCACCGCGGCCGCCGCGGCCGACTACGGCGTGGACGCCGCGGCCAGCCGCTTTTTCGGCCGCCAGAGCTTCGTGAACCTGCGCGGCCCGCTGGGCGGCATCACGCTGGGCCGGCAGTACACCGTGGCGCACGAGATGGCGGTGCGCTGGCAGCCGCTGGGCAACCCCAACCACCCGGCCTTCTCGCTGTTCAGCAGCCACCATGTGCCGCGCCAGGACAACCTGCTGCGGCTGGACGGCAAAGTGGCCGGCGTGGAGCTGGTGGCCTCGCGCACCTTCGGCGAGCAGACCCGCGGCGACAGCGCCAACAGCGCCTGGGCCCTGGGTGCGGGCTACAGCCAGGGCGCCTGGTCGCTGAGCGGCGTGGTGCAGCAGATGAACAACCGCGCCGGCACCGAGACACGCCAGATCGCGGCGCTGGGCGGCAACTACCGGCTGAACGGCACGCTGAGCCTGTTTGGCGGCCTGATGCAGCGCAAGGCGGCGATCAGCCTGCAGAAGAACACCGTGTGGGCGCTGGGCGCCAATGTCGAGCTGCACCCGCTGGTGACGCTGAGCGTTCAGCACCTGGACGACCGCCAGCGCGGCAGTGCGGCGCTGACCGGCTCGCGCCGCGTGAGCTGGGTGCAGGCCAGCTACCGCTTCAGCAAGCGCAGTGACGTGTACGGCGGCCTCGACCAGAATCGGGTGGCCGGCGGCTACGCCAAGCCCGCCTTCATGGGCACCACCGGCACCCAGACCGGCACCACCTTCGGCCTGCGCCACCGCTTCTGA
- a CDS encoding Bug family tripartite tricarboxylate transporter substrate binding protein produces MTRRPHPTLRPDPQLDPQLDQSPDRPDPQRRALLGQAGASALLAATGSARAAERFPERPMTLLVPFAPGGIADITARAVGEAMARRLGQPVVVDNRPSAGSIVASQAVATARPDGHTLLLMSNGHAVSVGLFRKLPYDTRRDFAPISTLGFFDIGVFTGAGSRLQSLKDLLAAARAQPGRLNVGTIAVGSTQHLAAKLFETVAGIDLTVVPYKASPAVVNALRSGEIDVAFEILGPMVAQVQAGAVRVLAVSSDRRNPALPDAPTVAEAGVAGYNVASWNALAAPAGTPPEVIATLNQAVREALGQAAVQERLAKLGMRPAASAPADMARLLDGEIRRWGEVIRTARIEPE; encoded by the coding sequence ATGACCCGACGCCCGCACCCCACCCTGCGCCCCGACCCGCAGCTCGACCCGCAGCTCGACCAGTCTCCCGACCGGCCCGACCCGCAACGCCGCGCCCTGCTCGGGCAGGCCGGCGCCAGCGCGCTGCTGGCCGCCACCGGCAGCGCCCGCGCGGCCGAGCGCTTTCCCGAGCGCCCGATGACGCTGCTGGTGCCCTTTGCGCCCGGCGGCATTGCCGACATCACCGCCCGCGCCGTGGGCGAGGCCATGGCCCGCCGCCTGGGCCAGCCGGTGGTGGTGGACAACCGCCCCAGCGCCGGCAGCATCGTGGCCAGCCAGGCCGTGGCCACCGCCCGGCCCGATGGCCACACCCTGCTGCTGATGAGCAACGGCCATGCGGTGAGCGTGGGGTTGTTCCGCAAGCTGCCCTACGACACGCGGCGCGACTTTGCGCCGATCAGCACGCTGGGCTTCTTCGACATCGGTGTCTTCACCGGCGCCGGCTCGCGCCTGCAGTCGCTGAAAGATCTGCTGGCCGCCGCCCGCGCCCAGCCCGGGCGGCTGAACGTGGGCACCATCGCCGTGGGCAGCACCCAGCACCTGGCGGCCAAGCTGTTCGAGACGGTGGCCGGCATCGACCTGACCGTGGTGCCCTACAAGGCCAGCCCGGCGGTGGTGAACGCGCTGCGCAGCGGCGAGATCGATGTCGCCTTCGAGATCCTGGGGCCGATGGTGGCCCAGGTGCAGGCCGGTGCGGTGCGGGTGCTGGCGGTGTCGTCCGACCGGCGCAACCCGGCCCTGCCCGACGCGCCCACCGTCGCCGAGGCCGGTGTGGCCGGCTACAACGTGGCCTCGTGGAACGCCCTGGCCGCGCCGGCCGGCACGCCACCCGAGGTGATCGCCACGCTGAACCAGGCCGTGCGCGAGGCGCTGGGCCAGGCGGCCGTGCAGGAGCGCCTGGCCAAGCTGGGCATGCGCCCGGCCGCCAGCGCGCCGGCCGACATGGCCCGCCTGCTGGACGGCGAGATCCGGCGCTGGGGCGAGGTGATCCGCACGGCGCGCATCGAGCCCGAGTAA
- a CDS encoding Bug family tripartite tricarboxylate transporter substrate binding protein, with translation MTSCFAALRRRHLLALAGAGWLGAGPARAQAPRPIRLVVPFTPGGSTDILARALAPKLAAALGVNVLVDNKPGAGGSLGASEVAKAAADGNTLLMGHIGTLAVNPAIYPKLGYDPLTSFVPVAYVARVPNVLVVKADAPWKSLKDLVAAARARPGSLTYSSGGNGSAAHIGFEALKLRTQVFMTHIPYRGTAPSVTDVLAGQVDCTFTGSPAVIGHIRSGRLRALAVSSAQRLPSLPDVPTVAESGHAGFEADQWYGLVAPAGTPAALVARLNAEVNKALALPDVAQQLAVEGAVPAPGTPQAFAALIRKEIPRWAEVARAANVKPD, from the coding sequence ATGACGTCCTGCTTCGCGGCCCTGCGCCGCCGACACCTGCTGGCCCTGGCCGGCGCCGGCTGGCTTGGCGCCGGCCCGGCGCGCGCCCAGGCGCCGCGGCCCATCCGCCTGGTGGTGCCCTTCACGCCCGGTGGCAGCACCGACATCCTGGCGCGTGCGCTGGCGCCCAAGCTGGCGGCCGCGCTGGGCGTCAACGTGCTGGTCGACAACAAGCCCGGCGCCGGCGGCTCGCTGGGCGCCAGCGAGGTGGCCAAGGCCGCGGCCGACGGCAACACGCTGCTGATGGGCCACATCGGCACGCTGGCGGTCAACCCGGCCATCTACCCCAAGCTAGGCTACGACCCGCTGACCAGCTTTGTGCCGGTGGCCTATGTGGCGCGCGTGCCCAATGTGCTGGTGGTCAAGGCCGATGCGCCGTGGAAGAGCCTCAAGGACCTGGTGGCCGCGGCCCGCGCCCGGCCCGGCAGCCTGACCTATTCGTCGGGCGGCAACGGCAGTGCGGCCCACATCGGCTTCGAGGCGCTGAAGCTGCGCACCCAGGTGTTCATGACCCACATCCCCTACCGCGGCACGGCGCCGTCGGTCACCGATGTGCTGGCCGGGCAGGTGGACTGCACCTTCACCGGGTCGCCGGCCGTGATCGGCCACATCCGCAGCGGCCGCCTGCGCGCGCTGGCGGTATCGAGCGCCCAGCGCCTGCCCTCGCTGCCCGATGTGCCCACCGTGGCCGAGAGCGGGCATGCCGGCTTCGAAGCCGACCAGTGGTACGGCCTCGTGGCCCCGGCAGGCACGCCGGCCGCGCTGGTGGCGCGGCTGAACGCCGAGGTCAACAAGGCCCTGGCCCTGCCCGATGTGGCCCAGCAGCTGGCCGTGGAAGGCGCCGTGCCGGCACCGGGCACGCCGCAGGCCTTTGCCGCGCTGATCCGCAAGGAGATTCCCCGCTGGGCCGAAGTGGCCCGGGCCGCCAATGTCAAGCCCGATTGA
- a CDS encoding ABC transporter permease → MNRPATHTLLPAAVMLGLLLAWELGVRWAGIPDYTLPAPSRIAQSLAEHGVSLLGSWWYTLKITFGALALACAGGVLIASAFALSPTLERALFPLAVVLQVTPLMAVAPLMLIYLDSTTSALLLCAWLSAFFPILSNTVIGLRAADPQLRDLFRLYRATPWQRLALLRVPSALPYFIAGLKVSGGLALIGAVSAEMVAGAAGRETGLASRILEASFRTETPKMFAALLLLVATGVMIFALFNALSRGVLGRWHASESGRTD, encoded by the coding sequence TGGGAGCTGGGCGTGCGCTGGGCCGGCATCCCCGACTACACGCTGCCGGCGCCCAGCCGCATCGCCCAGTCGCTGGCCGAGCACGGTGTCTCGCTGCTGGGCAGCTGGTGGTACACGCTGAAGATCACCTTCGGCGCGCTGGCCCTGGCCTGCGCCGGCGGCGTGTTGATTGCCAGCGCCTTTGCGCTCTCGCCCACGCTGGAGCGCGCGCTGTTTCCGCTGGCCGTGGTGCTGCAGGTGACGCCGCTGATGGCGGTGGCGCCGCTGATGCTGATCTACCTGGACAGCACCACCTCGGCGCTGCTGCTGTGTGCCTGGCTGAGCGCGTTTTTTCCGATCCTGTCCAACACCGTGATCGGGCTGCGCGCGGCCGATCCGCAGCTGCGCGACCTGTTCCGCCTGTACCGCGCCACGCCCTGGCAGCGCCTGGCGCTGCTGCGCGTGCCCTCGGCGCTGCCCTACTTCATCGCCGGGCTCAAGGTCTCGGGCGGGCTGGCGCTGATCGGCGCGGTGTCGGCCGAGATGGTGGCCGGCGCGGCCGGGCGCGAGACGGGCCTGGCCTCGCGCATCCTCGAGGCCAGCTTTCGCACCGAGACGCCCAAGATGTTTGCCGCCCTGCTGCTGCTGGTGGCCACCGGCGTGATGATCTTTGCGCTGTTCAACGCCCTGTCACGCGGGGTGCTGGGGCGCTGGCACGCGTCAGAATCCGGCCGAACCGACTGA
- a CDS encoding peptide chain release factor 3, whose amino-acid sequence MSDLAPQVRRRRTFAIISHPDAGKTTLTEKLLLFSGAIQIAGSVKARKASRHATSDWMEIEKQRGISVASSVMQMEYRDCVINLLDTPGHQDFSEDTYRVLTAVDAALMVIDAANGVEPQTRRLLQVCRARNTPILTFVNKLDREVQEPLALMDEIERELGMTVVPFTWPVGMGKVFGGVLDLRKDQMRVFTPGEDRVAGTEEIVDGIANPALAQRFGSAFEQAAGEIELVRDAAPAFDEAAFLAGRQTPMFFGSAVNNFGVQEVLDALVDLAPPPGDRTAIQRTVHPEEAKFTGVVFKIQANMDPAHRDRIAFLRVASGKFERGMNLKVVRSGKTLRPNTVVTFMSQKRELLDEAFAGDIIGIPNHGVLQLGDTLTEGEALQYTGLPFFAPEMFRMVEVADPLKTKQLKAGLQQLGEEGAIQVFKPVAGSVLMLGAVGQLQFEVVAHRLEHEYSCKARISPCRFQIARWVTCETGDGAAADERELNRFIDANSHRMAYDAVNAPTLLVEYAPELRAIEANWPKIKFHALREHAGLVFQKQIDG is encoded by the coding sequence ATGTCCGATCTCGCCCCCCAGGTCCGCCGCCGGCGCACCTTTGCCATCATCAGCCACCCCGACGCGGGCAAGACCACGCTCACCGAGAAGCTGCTGCTGTTCTCGGGCGCGATCCAGATCGCCGGCTCGGTGAAGGCGCGCAAGGCCTCGCGCCACGCCACCAGCGACTGGATGGAGATCGAGAAGCAGCGCGGCATCTCGGTGGCCAGCTCGGTGATGCAGATGGAGTACCGCGACTGCGTCATCAACCTGCTCGACACCCCGGGCCACCAGGACTTCTCGGAAGACACCTACCGCGTGCTCACCGCGGTGGACGCGGCGCTGATGGTGATCGACGCGGCCAACGGCGTGGAGCCGCAGACGCGGCGCCTGCTGCAGGTCTGCCGGGCGCGCAACACGCCCATCCTCACGTTCGTGAACAAGCTCGACCGCGAGGTGCAGGAGCCGCTGGCGCTGATGGACGAGATCGAGCGCGAGCTGGGCATGACCGTGGTGCCCTTTACCTGGCCGGTGGGCATGGGCAAGGTGTTCGGCGGCGTGCTCGACCTGCGCAAGGACCAGATGCGCGTGTTCACCCCCGGTGAAGACCGCGTGGCCGGCACCGAGGAGATCGTCGACGGCATCGCCAACCCGGCGCTGGCCCAGCGCTTTGGCAGCGCCTTCGAGCAGGCCGCCGGCGAGATCGAGCTGGTGCGCGACGCCGCGCCGGCCTTCGACGAAGCCGCCTTCCTGGCCGGCCGCCAGACGCCGATGTTCTTCGGCTCGGCGGTCAACAACTTCGGCGTGCAGGAGGTGCTGGATGCCCTGGTGGACCTGGCCCCACCGCCCGGTGACCGCACCGCCATCCAGCGCACCGTGCACCCCGAGGAGGCCAAGTTCACCGGCGTGGTGTTCAAGATCCAGGCCAACATGGATCCGGCCCACCGCGACCGCATCGCCTTCCTGCGCGTGGCCTCGGGCAAGTTCGAGCGCGGCATGAACCTGAAGGTGGTGCGTAGCGGCAAGACGCTGCGGCCCAACACCGTGGTCACCTTCATGAGCCAGAAGCGCGAGCTGCTCGATGAAGCCTTTGCCGGCGACATCATCGGCATCCCCAACCACGGCGTGCTGCAGCTGGGCGACACGCTCACCGAGGGCGAGGCGCTGCAGTACACCGGCCTGCCCTTCTTCGCGCCCGAGATGTTCCGCATGGTCGAGGTGGCCGACCCGCTCAAGACCAAGCAGCTCAAGGCCGGCCTGCAGCAGCTGGGCGAAGAAGGCGCGATCCAGGTCTTCAAGCCGGTGGCCGGCAGCGTGCTGATGCTGGGCGCGGTGGGTCAGCTGCAGTTCGAGGTGGTGGCCCACCGGCTCGAGCACGAATACAGCTGCAAGGCGCGCATCAGCCCCTGCCGCTTCCAGATCGCGCGCTGGGTGACCTGCGAGACCGGCGACGGCGCGGCGGCCGACGAGCGCGAGCTCAACCGCTTCATCGATGCCAACAGCCACCGCATGGCCTACGACGCGGTGAACGCGCCCACGCTGCTGGTGGAATACGCGCCCGAGCTGCGCGCCATCGAGGCCAACTGGCCGAAGATCAAGTTCCACGCGCTGCGCGAGCACGCGGGGCTGGTGTTCCAGAAGCAGATCGACGGCTGA
- a CDS encoding metal-dependent hydrolase, with protein MSSPIERRSGGPGRRQLLLGGGAAALAALSACAGPGLPGPGTPGPAALSGPAGAVELTWLGQSAFRIVSPGGKVIVTDPWLRTNPLTPPAFKQLEVFGRLDVLLVSHGHFDHMADAVALAQHYQVALRAPGDLAQSLATLGLLPAAQLPRMNKGGSVTPVPGITVTAVRAEHSSIYVFRNPLTGKDETQPGGEPLGWIITLENGFRIYHAGDTAVFGDMRLIGERYRPHLALVPIGGNFTMDPDDAAWAVKELIRPAAVIPMHYGANPLARGTAQAFVEAMGASPVRVIVAVPGAPMRF; from the coding sequence ATGTCAAGCCCGATTGAGCGCCGCAGCGGCGGCCCGGGGCGCCGCCAGCTGCTGCTGGGCGGTGGCGCGGCGGCGCTGGCCGCACTGAGCGCCTGTGCCGGGCCGGGCCTGCCGGGCCCGGGCACGCCCGGCCCGGCGGCCCTGAGCGGGCCGGCCGGCGCGGTGGAGCTGACCTGGCTGGGCCAGTCGGCCTTTCGCATCGTCTCGCCCGGCGGCAAGGTGATCGTCACCGATCCGTGGCTGCGCACCAACCCGCTCACGCCGCCGGCCTTCAAGCAGCTGGAGGTGTTTGGCCGCCTCGACGTGCTGCTGGTCAGCCACGGCCACTTCGACCACATGGCCGACGCGGTGGCGCTGGCCCAGCACTACCAGGTGGCGCTGCGCGCGCCGGGCGATCTGGCGCAAAGCCTCGCCACCCTGGGCCTGCTGCCGGCGGCCCAGCTGCCGCGCATGAACAAGGGCGGCAGCGTGACGCCGGTGCCCGGCATCACCGTGACGGCGGTGCGCGCCGAGCACTCGTCGATCTATGTCTTTCGCAACCCGCTGACCGGCAAGGACGAAACCCAGCCCGGCGGCGAGCCGCTGGGCTGGATCATCACGCTCGAGAACGGCTTTCGCATCTACCACGCCGGCGACACCGCGGTGTTCGGCGACATGCGCCTGATCGGCGAGCGCTACCGGCCGCACCTGGCGCTGGTGCCCATCGGCGGCAACTTCACGATGGACCCCGACGACGCCGCCTGGGCCGTGAAGGAGCTGATCCGCCCGGCCGCCGTGATCCCCATGCACTACGGCGCCAACCCGCTGGCGCGCGGCACGGCGCAGGCCTTTGTCGAGGCCATGGGCGCCAGCCCGGTGCGCGTGATCGTGGCCGTACCCGGAGCGCCGATGCGCTTTTAG
- a CDS encoding Dps family protein: MAKGKSKSTSAGGNGPLINIGITEKDRGAIAGGLSKLLADTYTLYLTTHNFHWNVTGPMFNTLHTMFMAQYTELWNAVDPIAERIRSLGHAAPGSYAQFKSLSSLPDAPGTPPKALMMVQILVEGHEAVARTARSIFPLADAANDEPTADLLTQRLTVHEQTAWMLRSLLEE; the protein is encoded by the coding sequence ATGGCCAAAGGCAAATCCAAGTCCACGAGCGCGGGCGGCAACGGCCCGCTCATCAACATCGGCATCACCGAGAAAGACCGCGGCGCCATTGCCGGCGGCCTGTCCAAGCTGCTGGCCGACACCTACACGCTCTACCTCACCACGCACAACTTCCACTGGAACGTGACGGGGCCGATGTTCAACACCCTGCACACCATGTTCATGGCGCAGTACACCGAGCTGTGGAACGCGGTCGATCCGATCGCCGAGCGCATCCGCTCGCTGGGCCATGCCGCGCCGGGCTCGTATGCGCAGTTCAAGAGCCTGTCCTCGCTGCCCGACGCGCCGGGCACGCCGCCCAAGGCGCTGATGATGGTGCAGATCCTGGTCGAGGGCCACGAGGCCGTGGCGCGCACCGCGCGCAGCATCTTTCCGCTGGCCGATGCCGCCAACGACGAGCCCACCGCCGACCTGCTGACCCAGCGCCTGACCGTGCACGAGCAGACGGCCTGGATGCTGCGCTCGCTGCTGGAGGAGTAA
- a CDS encoding LysR substrate-binding domain-containing protein gives MSGTRSSPRGTGGTGGTGGPPAPSLRSLRAVAAVAAAGSLGGAARQLHLSPAAVSRAVQAAESELGQRLFERGALGMAPTTAGQLCVLRAERALALLREAAQGLRSRGAGPAVEALPRQVSDALMRALIARGEHASESAAAAALGLSQPSLNEALRRLTHLTRLPLTERTRQGWRLNEDGDWLQQRFRLVLAELRIGRDDLAGDGEREAGRPGATLVLGALPMAGEVLLPSAVGALLARRPGLGVVVKDGTYESLVQLLRQAEIDLLVGPLRGAGAAADLAETPLFTDRFVAVARRGHPALAGRRLTSLRRLASYPWIGPLAGTPAFQVFDRLFALAGLPPPRVTLRAHSTAVVRSLLRGSDHVTLMSPWQAQADVEAGLLAWASAPLPQSERVIGITQRRHALASSACAQVIAQLQATVAGGRAIGPP, from the coding sequence ATGAGCGGCACCCGCAGCAGCCCCCGCGGCACCGGCGGCACCGGCGGCACCGGCGGGCCGCCCGCCCCGTCGCTGCGCAGCCTGCGCGCGGTGGCGGCCGTGGCCGCCGCGGGCAGCCTGGGCGGCGCGGCGCGGCAGCTGCACCTGTCGCCCGCCGCCGTGTCGCGCGCCGTGCAGGCGGCTGAGAGCGAGCTGGGCCAGCGCCTGTTCGAGCGCGGCGCGCTGGGCATGGCCCCCACCACCGCCGGCCAGCTGTGCGTGCTGCGGGCCGAGCGCGCCCTGGCGCTGCTGCGTGAGGCCGCCCAGGGCCTGCGCAGCCGCGGTGCCGGCCCGGCGGTGGAGGCCCTGCCGCGCCAGGTGAGCGACGCGCTGATGCGCGCGCTGATCGCCCGCGGCGAGCATGCCAGCGAGAGCGCCGCCGCGGCGGCGCTGGGGCTGTCGCAACCCTCGCTGAACGAGGCGCTGCGCCGCCTGACCCACCTGACCCGCCTGCCGCTGACCGAACGCACCCGCCAGGGCTGGCGCCTGAACGAAGACGGCGACTGGCTGCAGCAGCGCTTTCGGCTGGTGCTGGCCGAGCTGCGGATCGGCCGCGACGACCTGGCCGGCGACGGCGAGCGCGAGGCCGGCCGCCCGGGCGCCACCCTGGTGCTGGGTGCGCTGCCGATGGCCGGCGAGGTGCTGCTGCCCAGCGCAGTGGGCGCGCTGCTGGCGCGCCGGCCGGGCCTGGGCGTGGTGGTCAAGGACGGCACCTACGAGTCGCTGGTGCAGCTGCTGCGCCAGGCCGAGATCGACCTGCTGGTGGGCCCGCTGCGCGGCGCCGGTGCCGCCGCCGACCTGGCCGAGACACCGCTGTTCACCGACCGCTTCGTTGCCGTGGCGCGCCGCGGCCACCCGGCGCTGGCCGGTCGCCGTCTCACCAGCCTGCGGCGCCTGGCCTCGTACCCGTGGATCGGGCCGCTGGCCGGCACGCCGGCCTTCCAGGTTTTCGACCGCCTGTTCGCGCTGGCCGGCCTGCCGCCACCGCGGGTCACGCTGCGCGCCCACAGCACGGCGGTGGTGCGCTCGCTGCTGCGCGGCAGCGACCATGTGACGCTGATGTCGCCCTGGCAGGCCCAGGCCGATGTCGAGGCCGGCTTGCTGGCCTGGGCGTCGGCGCCGCTGCCGCAGTCCGAGCGGGTGATCGGCATCACGCAGCGCCGCCATGCGCTGGCCTCGTCGGCCTGTGCCCAGGTGATCGCGCAGCTGCAGGCCACCGTGGCCGGCGGCCGGGCCATCGGGCCGCCATAG
- a CDS encoding ABC transporter substrate-binding protein: MKDHPMRFTLLATAAATLLLANGAARADDKVTFATNWKAQAAHGGFYQALADGTYKKHGLEVTIQQGGPQVNNRPLLPAGKIDFLMTGNLLHSFDNVKNKVPTVVVAAMFQKDPQALMAHPGQGYDKFESLKNAPLALVAKDGQFSWWQWLKAVHGFKDEALKPYNYNLAPWLANPKAIQQGYSVAEPIYAENQGRFKPVVHLLADHGFSTYSTVIEARTETVKAKPELVQRFVDASIIGWVNYLYGNRKPANALLMKDNPEMSEAEIEASVALMKSQGIVDSGEAQAKGLGAMNAARIADFYGQMVKAGLYKPGEVDLSKVATLQFVNKSVGQDVKARLGGR, translated from the coding sequence ATGAAGGACCACCCGATGCGCTTCACGCTGCTGGCCACCGCGGCCGCCACCCTGCTGCTGGCCAACGGCGCCGCCCGCGCCGACGACAAGGTGACCTTCGCCACCAACTGGAAGGCGCAGGCCGCGCACGGCGGCTTCTACCAGGCGCTGGCCGACGGCACCTACAAGAAACACGGGCTCGAGGTCACCATCCAGCAGGGCGGCCCGCAGGTCAACAACCGGCCGCTGCTGCCGGCCGGCAAGATCGACTTCCTGATGACCGGCAACCTGCTGCACAGCTTTGACAACGTCAAGAACAAGGTGCCCACCGTGGTGGTGGCCGCCATGTTCCAGAAAGACCCGCAGGCGCTGATGGCCCACCCCGGCCAGGGCTACGACAAGTTCGAGAGCCTCAAGAACGCGCCGCTGGCCCTGGTGGCCAAGGACGGCCAGTTCAGCTGGTGGCAGTGGCTCAAGGCCGTGCACGGCTTCAAGGACGAGGCGCTCAAGCCCTACAACTACAACCTGGCCCCCTGGCTGGCCAACCCCAAGGCCATCCAGCAGGGCTACTCGGTGGCCGAGCCGATCTATGCCGAGAACCAGGGCAGGTTCAAGCCGGTGGTGCACCTGCTGGCCGACCACGGCTTCTCCACCTACAGCACGGTGATCGAGGCGCGCACCGAGACCGTGAAGGCCAAGCCCGAGCTGGTGCAGCGCTTTGTCGATGCCTCGATCATCGGCTGGGTGAACTACCTCTACGGCAACCGCAAGCCCGCCAATGCGCTGCTGATGAAGGACAACCCCGAGATGAGCGAGGCCGAGATCGAGGCCAGCGTGGCGCTGATGAAGAGCCAGGGCATCGTCGACAGCGGCGAGGCCCAGGCCAAGGGCCTGGGCGCGATGAACGCCGCGCGCATTGCCGACTTCTACGGCCAGATGGTCAAGGCCGGCCTGTACAAGCCCGGCGAGGTGGACCTGTCGAAGGTGGCCACCTTGCAGTTCGTCAACAAGAGCGTCGGCCAGGACGTGAAGGCCCGGCTCGGCGGCCGCTGA